In Thermobaculum terrenum ATCC BAA-798, one genomic interval encodes:
- the chrA gene encoding chromate efflux transporter: MTEVMSGRRGHLREVARLFFKLGCIAFGGPAAHIAMMRDEVVVRRRWLTDQEFLDLLGATNLIPGPNSTEMAIHLGYRRAGWPGLIVGGAAFILPAMLMVLAIAWAYVRWGSTPQATWLLYGIKPVIIAVVLQALWGLARTAIRSPLLAVLGAAVVALYMLGGNEIALMFGAGLLVMVIENSRRLWSMRGATLGVIPLVWLPTVASQATAFSLAGLFLTFLKIGAVLYGSGYVLLAFLRNDFVERLGWLTNAQLLDAVAVGQVTPGPVFTTATFIGYVLGGVPGALLATVGIFLPGFVFVALTNPVIPKLRSSPWMQGLLDGVNVAAVGLMAAVAWELGRSAVIDPLTALLALVAALLLIRWRVNSAWLVLGGGLVGLATHLLGVS; encoded by the coding sequence ATGACCGAGGTGATGAGCGGCCGGCGGGGGCACCTGCGGGAGGTCGCCCGCCTGTTCTTCAAGCTGGGGTGCATCGCGTTCGGGGGGCCTGCGGCCCACATAGCGATGATGCGGGACGAGGTGGTGGTGCGGCGAAGGTGGCTGACCGATCAAGAGTTCTTGGACCTGCTGGGGGCCACCAACCTCATACCTGGCCCCAACTCCACGGAGATGGCGATCCACCTGGGGTACAGGCGAGCCGGCTGGCCGGGGCTGATAGTAGGGGGAGCGGCCTTCATACTCCCGGCGATGCTGATGGTGCTGGCGATAGCCTGGGCCTACGTGCGCTGGGGCAGCACCCCGCAAGCAACATGGTTGCTGTACGGCATCAAGCCGGTGATCATCGCTGTGGTGCTGCAGGCGCTGTGGGGGCTCGCACGTACAGCAATCAGGAGCCCTCTGCTGGCAGTGTTGGGCGCCGCGGTGGTAGCGCTGTACATGCTGGGGGGCAACGAGATAGCCCTCATGTTTGGCGCGGGCTTGCTCGTGATGGTGATCGAGAACTCCCGGCGGCTGTGGAGCATGCGCGGGGCGACGCTCGGGGTGATACCTCTCGTCTGGCTGCCAACGGTTGCCTCCCAGGCAACGGCCTTCAGCTTGGCGGGATTGTTCCTCACCTTCCTCAAGATAGGTGCTGTGCTCTACGGCAGCGGCTACGTGCTGCTGGCTTTCCTGCGTAACGACTTCGTGGAGCGCCTGGGTTGGCTCACCAACGCTCAGCTGCTGGATGCCGTGGCCGTGGGACAGGTAACTCCAGGCCCGGTGTTCACCACCGCCACCTTCATCGGCTACGTGCTGGGAGGAGTGCCTGGGGCGTTGTTGGCCACCGTGGGCATATTCCTACCGGGGTTCGTGTTCGTGGCCCTGACCAACCCGGTCATTCCCAAGCTGCGCAGCTCTCCTTGGATGCAGGGGCTGCTCGATGGGGTGAACGTAGCTGCCGTGGGCTTGATGGCGGCCGTTGCCTGGGAGCTTGGGAGGTCCGCCGTGATCGACCCCTTGACTGCCTTGCTGGCGCTGGTGGCCGCGCTGCTGCTGATCCGCTGGCGGGTGAACTCCGCGTGGCTGGTGTTGGGTGGTGGCTTGGTGGGGCTGGCCACCCACTTGCTGGGTGTGTCCTAG
- a CDS encoding right-handed parallel beta-helix repeat-containing protein: MLCILNPNKVHADGGNQVSVYLARKPSQQLDILDATVDNSIVYANRQTFIIALIGEQILLYRYCHGRLPYVLAGGLLLAAIVLLALLSNHQVTHAADCSQPLQELIDRAAPGAVVHVPPCIYRETVVIDKPLTLEAEPGAEIRGSDVWTGWQRVGSLWVHGGAPDFPQEGWCSPGYQRCAWPHQVFYDGKPLLQVAPTQTPQKGQFKVSGGKIFIADDPVGHTIEVTTRTQWVVGKADHVTIRGFVMRHSASNDGLGAIANNSHSWWTLENNKLLYAHNAAVMLYRGSGHRVVNNEIAFCGKMGLGARQISNSTIEGNRIHDNNTEMFHPQQVAAGMKTVILLNSVIRNNNVYSNNSPGIWCDLDCQNVTIVGNRVHDNKWQGIWYELSSSAKIYDNVVWSNGWSHIGWGWGAGILVHNSKRVEVYHNTVAWNRAGIWVKRQDRRGSAWHDPNWNHMFDIYIHDNWIISDSNKNNPTASGWSDSFDGDLFNPANNNRGYHNLYWYPTREGLGPRFAWKAPLATLASYNRTPGEESARYMSDSEKAQVLDSAHIPAPPDRTAPIGRVVIADGRGYTKFTTVSIALAATDPAGVALVRVSNIPDSKNGLLAYAKTSGYSPNMQWSLTNTAYGGSNINGKRTVYVQWMDKLGNWSNIYSDQIFLDTKAPIGAIHINSGDKYTKSRYVLLSATARDPSPGSGAYRVRFSNNARTWSKWRQFSGSMSIKWTLIKGQGTRTVYVQYRDRAGNVLTTKDSILLDSMPPYTYRPWVGFVRNTPAASGVPFKVGWREATDPAPASGVDRYIVQVSVNDGKWQSVDTTSGRSLPFTGSSGKHYRFRVRAIDHAGNAGAYAYGTTFMARRIEDGSANIRYIRTWSKGSTSRYASTRGAAMVMRFWGTDVAWIATKGPNRGKAAVYLDGVRVAVVNLYSSQLRGPSIVYAWSWDELGSHSIEIRVLGTHDIRSKGNRVDIDALLTLK, translated from the coding sequence ATGCTGTGCATACTAAACCCTAATAAGGTACATGCTGATGGTGGGAATCAAGTCTCTGTCTATTTAGCCCGAAAACCATCGCAACAGCTTGACATCTTGGACGCTACTGTAGATAATAGTATCGTCTATGCCAATAGACAGACATTTATTATTGCCCTGATAGGAGAACAGATACTCTTGTACCGCTATTGTCATGGTCGTTTGCCCTATGTGTTAGCTGGGGGATTACTTTTAGCTGCGATCGTGCTCTTAGCGCTCCTCAGCAACCACCAGGTAACGCATGCTGCGGACTGCAGCCAGCCCCTACAAGAGCTGATAGATCGTGCCGCGCCAGGAGCTGTAGTACACGTACCCCCGTGCATCTACCGGGAGACTGTGGTGATCGATAAACCTTTAACTCTAGAGGCAGAGCCTGGGGCCGAGATCAGGGGTAGCGATGTCTGGACTGGATGGCAGAGGGTAGGCTCACTATGGGTACACGGTGGGGCCCCAGATTTTCCACAGGAAGGCTGGTGCAGTCCCGGCTACCAAAGATGCGCCTGGCCACACCAGGTATTCTATGACGGCAAGCCTCTCCTTCAAGTAGCACCAACGCAGACTCCTCAGAAGGGGCAGTTCAAGGTCAGCGGTGGCAAGATATTCATAGCGGATGATCCAGTAGGACACACGATAGAGGTAACCACACGCACACAGTGGGTCGTGGGTAAGGCCGATCATGTCACCATCCGTGGGTTCGTAATGCGCCACTCTGCCTCAAACGATGGTCTGGGGGCAATAGCCAACAACTCACACTCTTGGTGGACCCTAGAGAACAATAAGCTGCTGTATGCCCACAATGCAGCCGTCATGCTATATAGGGGCTCGGGCCACAGGGTGGTGAACAACGAGATCGCCTTCTGTGGCAAGATGGGACTGGGAGCCAGACAGATCTCTAACTCGACAATAGAGGGTAACCGCATCCACGACAATAACACCGAGATGTTCCATCCTCAACAGGTCGCTGCTGGGATGAAGACGGTGATCCTGTTGAACTCAGTCATCCGTAACAACAACGTGTACTCCAACAACTCCCCTGGTATATGGTGTGATCTGGACTGCCAGAACGTGACTATAGTCGGCAATCGCGTGCACGATAATAAGTGGCAAGGTATATGGTATGAGCTGAGTTCCTCGGCCAAGATCTACGACAACGTGGTGTGGAGCAATGGCTGGAGCCACATAGGGTGGGGATGGGGAGCAGGCATATTGGTACATAACAGCAAGCGGGTGGAGGTATACCACAATACCGTGGCGTGGAACAGGGCTGGTATATGGGTAAAGCGGCAGGATCGTCGAGGCTCCGCATGGCACGATCCCAACTGGAACCATATGTTCGACATATACATCCACGACAACTGGATCATATCAGACTCCAACAAGAACAATCCCACAGCCTCGGGATGGAGCGATTCCTTCGATGGCGACCTATTCAACCCAGCCAACAACAACCGTGGCTACCACAACCTCTACTGGTACCCCACCCGGGAAGGTCTAGGACCCAGGTTCGCATGGAAGGCACCTCTGGCCACGCTGGCAAGCTACAATCGTACCCCCGGCGAGGAAAGTGCCAGATACATGTCCGATAGCGAGAAAGCACAAGTGCTCGACAGCGCTCACATTCCTGCCCCTCCAGACAGAACTGCTCCCATAGGGCGAGTAGTTATAGCCGACGGACGAGGTTACACCAAATTTACAACCGTATCCATCGCCCTGGCCGCCACTGACCCAGCAGGAGTGGCGCTTGTCAGGGTCTCTAATATCCCAGACTCCAAGAACGGCTTGCTTGCCTATGCCAAAACCTCTGGGTACTCTCCCAACATGCAATGGTCATTGACCAATACAGCTTATGGAGGGTCCAATATCAATGGTAAGCGTACAGTGTACGTGCAATGGATGGACAAACTAGGCAATTGGTCCAACATTTACAGTGATCAGATATTCCTGGACACAAAGGCGCCCATCGGCGCTATCCATATCAACTCGGGAGATAAGTACACCAAGAGCAGGTATGTCCTCTTATCAGCTACTGCCCGAGATCCCTCCCCAGGATCTGGAGCATACAGAGTACGCTTCTCCAACAACGCACGCACATGGTCCAAGTGGAGGCAGTTCTCAGGATCAATGAGCATTAAGTGGACACTTATCAAGGGGCAGGGGACTAGGACTGTCTACGTCCAGTATCGGGATCGTGCGGGTAATGTCCTTACAACCAAGGACAGTATACTCCTAGACAGCATGCCTCCCTATACCTATCGTCCGTGGGTGGGATTTGTGCGCAACACGCCAGCTGCCAGTGGCGTGCCGTTCAAGGTTGGATGGAGAGAGGCTACCGACCCTGCACCCGCAAGCGGGGTCGATAGATACATCGTGCAGGTGAGCGTCAACGACGGTAAGTGGCAGAGCGTGGACACAACCAGTGGCCGGAGCCTACCATTTACCGGGTCCAGCGGAAAGCACTACAGGTTTAGAGTACGGGCTATAGATCACGCAGGCAACGCAGGAGCTTATGCCTACGGCACTACGTTTATGGCACGAAGGATAGAGGATGGCAGTGCCAACATCAGATATATCCGAACCTGGAGCAAGGGCAGCACCTCGAGATATGCGAGCACTAGAGGTGCTGCTATGGTGATGCGCTTTTGGGGTACGGATGTTGCCTGGATAGCAACTAAGGGGCCAAACAGGGGGAAGGCGGCTGTGTACCTGGACGGAGTAAGAGTAGCAGTTGTGAACCTCTACTCAAGCCAGCTGCGTGGCCCTTCTATAGTCTACGCATGGAGCTGGGACGAACTAGGCAGCCATTCGATCGAGATCAGGGTACTTGGAACACATGATATACGCTCTAAGGGGAACAGGGTGGATATCGATGCCCTGCTGACATTGAAGTAG
- a CDS encoding DEAD/DEAH box helicase yields MDIFALRDQIVDDYQRYYRSLIKIHDAGIEQFVQQELDKGLVWPDAVLQLNPSYEPAHTLEELAQQGVITWETARFFGPQLRLYHHQEAAVHKAARGESYVVSTGTGSGKSMTYLVPIVDHIFRHDPQERSVRAVIVYPINALVNSQLEALRRFQERWQGCPVTFARYTGQESDEDRNNIINDPPHILLTNYVMLEYMLLRPQERPMLKQATSRLRFIVVDELHYYRGRQGADVAMLLRRLRSKSARDITFIGTSATLTTSGSRAERREQIARTGARIFGVELGQDAVIEERLQRIALSSVPRTQQELADAVLSPTPSAEESAVRAHPLTAWVEHAFGIREEEDGWLVRREPRSYQDGLQELSRSSGLPEDQCNRQLKALLDAGSSAQTPSGDPVLAFRLHQFISSGKTLYGPIMPPSTRLQHLTFDGQQRSPRDPQVALFPMVFCRECGQEYYMVTKLSSSADGELELRQRSPRLLPITSEEEEDSEEGYVAIADAELWNGREEDLPDEWLEEETRGVRLKPSYKKYRPREIWVHPSGMAHEWERIDDAIACWYVPRPFVLCLRCMTTFDPREGDFAKLSTLSQVGRSTATTILTSDAVLDMADLGEAPEARKILSFTDVRQDASLQAGHLNDFAQLVTVRGALLRALEQHGRLEAWELGKQIFEALDLQPEEFMRSETQTTVPYYRAREAMTDLLQYLALTDLRSGWRLSLPNLEQCGLAKVTYRDLEALSLDEPTWKGLPFFEEATPERRQEVLRHVLDYLRQRLVIRSEHLQREWLRSNLCRRTAEYLKDNWALTPEDIYLTSRTALLPGAQVPRFEEDGRTTIGLGARSKVGRYLRSTLGNHLGIGELDEIIKQLCLRLDGSLFYVLKSGGEPWGIMLNLDQLVWEPGDGTPPAPNPINQKSVHKVRTEHLKERSSDYFTYMYRQRARHMKNIRAGEHTGQVDLERRRQREDQFRKGELPILYCSPTMELGIDIADLSAVHMRNVPPTPANYAQRSGRAGRGGKPALILTFSSEGNPHDAFFFRRKDRMIHGAVLPPRIDLSNQKLIEAHIHSIWLSTIQVGLGRSIGDVLSIEQEGYPIQAQLWADIERLTRNLLEEIVRTAKDVVERTPDAPPEWFGEDWIRNIVINSPQAFDRAFDRWRELYGAAQRQLQEALTKQSVPRLSKEERDKLTRQQTEAAREIDLLLGETEEEGMSEFYPYRYLASEGFIPSYSFPNLPLRAIVRTEDKVQVIERRKSLGITEFGPLTFIYHEGKKHRVRYCFVPAGGIERYISRALVCKACGYLYDTEVETRQVCQQCDNLLDGTSSQLIDRFMEQPAVRTVPEGRISSSEEYRVRRNFHMETYYQVAEGKRPQRFIVKDRDGNTLLELQHIPQGEIYRVNMGSTPRRREQGFRIDSLSGEWQPPDDNGHQSKQRGNLITGVHPYVRSTSDILLVAPSAQEDANEVWMYTLGTVLHRAIQIHYELEEDELGLSFIGQQEHSKILLYDPSDVGACVWERLLSSQEDLQAVARLALEICHYDPDTGDEKPEWVERCALACYDCLLSYGNQQYHHLLDRREVRQTLLALAGSTVEPVGAVSREEQYRQLLQVADSELEEEFLTYLYEHGFRLPNHAQYRPPGDVYVQADFYYDREGIPGICVFVDGPHHDEPQQAHKDAQVRAQLRDLGYAVVTIRYDRPLEQQLSCYAELLGRQ; encoded by the coding sequence ATGGACATCTTTGCGCTAAGGGACCAGATAGTCGATGACTACCAGCGCTACTACAGAAGCCTGATCAAGATCCACGACGCGGGGATCGAGCAGTTCGTCCAGCAGGAGCTCGACAAGGGACTGGTGTGGCCCGATGCGGTCCTGCAGCTCAATCCCTCGTACGAGCCTGCCCACACCCTGGAGGAGCTGGCCCAGCAGGGGGTCATCACCTGGGAGACGGCACGATTCTTTGGTCCCCAACTCAGGCTGTATCACCATCAGGAGGCAGCGGTCCACAAAGCAGCCAGGGGGGAGTCCTACGTGGTGAGCACCGGCACGGGCTCCGGGAAGTCCATGACCTACCTCGTGCCCATAGTGGACCACATCTTCAGGCACGATCCCCAGGAGCGCTCGGTGAGAGCCGTGATCGTCTATCCCATAAACGCCCTGGTGAACAGCCAGCTGGAGGCTCTCAGGCGCTTCCAGGAGCGTTGGCAAGGATGCCCCGTGACCTTCGCCAGGTATACGGGGCAGGAGAGCGATGAGGACCGCAACAACATCATCAACGACCCGCCCCACATCCTGCTGACCAACTACGTGATGCTGGAGTACATGCTGCTGCGGCCGCAGGAGAGGCCCATGCTCAAGCAAGCCACATCTCGATTGCGGTTTATAGTGGTGGATGAGCTCCACTACTACCGCGGTAGACAGGGGGCGGACGTGGCTATGCTGCTGCGACGGCTGAGGTCCAAGAGCGCGAGGGACATCACGTTCATAGGCACCTCCGCCACGCTGACCACCAGCGGCAGCCGCGCCGAGCGCAGGGAACAGATAGCCAGGACAGGGGCCCGCATCTTCGGCGTCGAACTAGGGCAGGACGCGGTGATAGAAGAGAGGCTGCAGCGCATAGCCCTCTCTTCGGTACCTCGCACCCAGCAGGAGCTGGCAGATGCGGTGCTGTCCCCCACCCCCTCGGCGGAAGAGAGCGCCGTGCGCGCCCATCCCCTCACCGCCTGGGTGGAGCACGCCTTCGGCATCAGGGAGGAAGAGGACGGCTGGCTCGTACGGCGCGAGCCCAGGAGCTATCAGGATGGCCTACAGGAGCTGAGCAGGAGCTCGGGGCTGCCCGAAGATCAGTGCAACAGGCAGCTCAAGGCGCTGCTGGACGCCGGCAGCAGCGCGCAGACCCCGTCGGGCGACCCCGTGCTCGCGTTTCGCCTACACCAGTTCATATCATCCGGCAAGACGCTCTACGGCCCTATAATGCCTCCCAGCACCAGGCTGCAGCACCTCACTTTCGATGGCCAGCAAAGATCCCCGAGGGACCCGCAGGTGGCCCTGTTCCCCATGGTCTTCTGCCGGGAGTGCGGCCAGGAGTACTACATGGTCACCAAGCTGTCCTCGAGCGCCGATGGTGAGCTCGAGCTCAGGCAGCGCTCGCCGAGGCTGCTGCCGATCACCAGCGAGGAGGAAGAGGACAGCGAGGAAGGTTATGTCGCCATAGCGGATGCAGAGCTGTGGAACGGGCGTGAGGAGGATCTGCCCGATGAGTGGCTCGAGGAAGAGACCCGCGGGGTACGGCTCAAACCCAGCTACAAAAAATACCGGCCTCGGGAGATATGGGTGCACCCCAGCGGCATGGCCCACGAGTGGGAAAGGATCGATGATGCTATAGCCTGCTGGTACGTGCCCAGACCATTCGTCCTGTGCCTGCGCTGCATGACCACGTTCGACCCCAGGGAGGGCGACTTCGCGAAGCTGTCCACCCTGAGCCAGGTGGGGAGGTCCACAGCCACCACCATCCTCACGAGCGACGCCGTGCTCGACATGGCCGACCTGGGAGAGGCTCCAGAGGCTCGCAAGATCCTCAGCTTCACAGACGTCCGTCAGGATGCTTCGCTGCAGGCAGGTCACCTCAACGACTTCGCCCAGCTGGTCACAGTGCGCGGGGCCTTGCTGAGGGCGCTGGAGCAGCATGGGCGTCTGGAGGCTTGGGAGCTTGGTAAGCAGATCTTCGAGGCCCTGGACCTCCAGCCGGAGGAGTTCATGAGGAGCGAGACCCAAACGACGGTTCCCTACTACAGGGCTCGCGAGGCGATGACCGACCTGCTGCAGTACCTGGCGCTCACCGACCTGCGATCAGGTTGGCGCTTGTCCCTGCCCAACCTGGAGCAGTGCGGGCTAGCTAAGGTCACCTACAGAGACCTCGAGGCCCTCAGCTTGGATGAACCAACTTGGAAGGGTCTACCCTTCTTCGAGGAAGCGACACCCGAGCGCCGGCAGGAGGTGCTGCGCCACGTCCTGGATTACCTGCGCCAGAGGTTGGTCATCCGCTCCGAACACCTCCAACGTGAATGGCTGCGCAGCAATCTCTGCCGCCGCACCGCGGAGTACCTCAAGGACAACTGGGCGCTGACCCCCGAGGATATTTACCTTACATCCAGGACTGCCCTGCTGCCAGGGGCCCAGGTACCCAGGTTCGAGGAAGACGGCAGGACAACCATAGGCCTGGGCGCGCGCTCTAAGGTGGGCAGGTACCTCCGCAGCACGCTGGGCAATCACCTGGGGATCGGGGAGCTCGATGAGATAATCAAACAGCTGTGCCTCCGGCTGGACGGCAGCCTGTTTTACGTCCTCAAGTCAGGGGGTGAGCCCTGGGGCATCATGCTCAACCTAGACCAGCTCGTGTGGGAGCCCGGCGATGGCACCCCACCGGCACCCAATCCCATCAACCAGAAATCCGTGCACAAGGTGCGCACGGAGCACCTCAAGGAGCGCTCCTCCGACTACTTCACCTACATGTACAGGCAGCGCGCCAGGCACATGAAGAACATCCGTGCCGGCGAACATACCGGCCAGGTGGATCTGGAGCGGAGGCGCCAGAGGGAGGACCAGTTCCGGAAGGGAGAGCTGCCCATCCTGTACTGCTCGCCCACCATGGAGCTGGGTATAGATATAGCGGACCTGTCGGCGGTGCACATGCGCAACGTGCCCCCCACCCCCGCCAACTACGCCCAGCGCAGCGGACGCGCCGGTCGGGGCGGCAAGCCAGCCCTCATCCTCACGTTCAGCAGCGAGGGCAATCCGCACGATGCCTTCTTCTTCCGTAGGAAGGACAGGATGATCCACGGCGCGGTGCTGCCCCCGAGGATCGACCTCTCGAACCAGAAGCTTATCGAGGCGCACATCCATTCCATATGGCTGAGCACGATACAGGTGGGCTTGGGCAGGAGCATAGGCGACGTGCTCAGTATAGAGCAGGAGGGTTATCCCATCCAAGCGCAGCTGTGGGCGGACATAGAGCGTCTCACGAGGAACCTCCTGGAGGAGATAGTGCGCACAGCCAAGGACGTGGTGGAGCGCACTCCGGATGCACCTCCGGAGTGGTTCGGAGAGGACTGGATACGGAACATCGTGATCAACTCCCCCCAGGCGTTCGACAGGGCTTTCGACCGCTGGAGGGAGCTGTACGGCGCGGCCCAGAGACAGCTGCAGGAGGCTCTCACCAAACAAAGCGTCCCAAGGCTCAGCAAGGAGGAGAGGGATAAGCTGACCAGGCAGCAGACCGAGGCCGCTCGCGAGATCGACCTACTGCTCGGGGAGACCGAAGAGGAAGGCATGTCCGAGTTCTACCCCTACAGATACCTGGCCTCCGAGGGCTTCATCCCATCCTACAGCTTCCCCAACCTGCCGCTGCGGGCCATCGTACGCACCGAGGACAAGGTCCAGGTCATAGAGAGGCGCAAGAGCCTGGGGATCACCGAGTTTGGACCGCTCACCTTCATCTACCATGAGGGGAAGAAGCACAGGGTGAGATACTGCTTTGTACCTGCAGGAGGCATAGAGAGGTACATCAGCAGGGCCCTGGTCTGCAAGGCCTGTGGCTACCTGTACGACACGGAGGTGGAAACCAGGCAGGTGTGCCAGCAATGCGACAACCTCCTGGACGGCACCAGCTCGCAGCTCATCGATCGCTTCATGGAGCAGCCCGCCGTGCGCACGGTGCCCGAGGGCCGCATAAGCTCCTCAGAGGAGTACAGGGTCAGGCGAAACTTCCACATGGAGACCTACTACCAGGTCGCCGAGGGCAAACGACCGCAGAGGTTCATCGTGAAGGACAGGGACGGCAATACCCTCCTGGAGCTACAGCACATCCCGCAGGGCGAGATCTACAGAGTCAATATGGGATCCACCCCGCGGAGAAGGGAGCAGGGCTTCAGGATAGATAGCCTCTCCGGTGAGTGGCAGCCACCCGACGACAACGGTCACCAGAGCAAGCAGAGGGGCAACTTGATCACCGGCGTGCACCCGTATGTGCGCAGCACCAGCGACATCCTCCTGGTGGCTCCCTCGGCACAGGAGGACGCGAACGAGGTCTGGATGTACACGCTGGGCACGGTCCTTCACCGAGCCATACAGATCCACTACGAGCTGGAGGAGGACGAGCTAGGGCTGAGCTTCATTGGGCAGCAGGAGCACTCCAAGATCCTGCTGTACGACCCCTCCGACGTTGGAGCATGTGTGTGGGAGCGCCTGCTGAGCTCGCAGGAGGATCTGCAAGCGGTTGCCAGGCTGGCGCTGGAGATATGCCACTACGACCCAGATACGGGAGATGAGAAGCCGGAGTGGGTCGAGCGCTGTGCCCTGGCGTGCTACGACTGCCTGCTGAGCTACGGCAACCAGCAGTATCACCACCTGCTGGACCGTAGGGAGGTGCGCCAGACCCTCCTGGCGCTCGCGGGCAGCACGGTCGAGCCCGTGGGCGCCGTGTCCCGGGAAGAGCAGTACAGGCAGCTGCTGCAGGTAGCGGACTCCGAGCTGGAGGAGGAGTTCCTTACCTACCTGTACGAACATGGCTTCAGGCTGCCCAACCACGCGCAGTACAGGCCTCCCGGCGACGTCTACGTCCAGGCGGACTTCTACTACGACCGCGAGGGGATACCTGGGATATGCGTGTTCGTTGATGGGCCACATCATGACGAGCCCCAGCAGGCCCACAAGGACGCCCAAGTAAGGGCCCAGCTGCGGGACCTGGGCTACGCAGTGGTGACCATCAGGTACGATCGTCCCCTCGAGCAGCAGCTCAGTTGCTACGCAGAGCTGCTCGGCAGACAATAA
- a CDS encoding glycoside hydrolase family 140 protein, translated as MIRVSHNHRFLVHPDSTPFFYLGDTAWELFHRCTLHEAEMYLRDRAAKGFTVIQAVVLAELDGLTVPNPNGDLPLIDHDPSRPNEAYFKHVDAIVDLAASLGIHIGMLPTWGDKWNRKWGVGPEIFTPENARNYGKWLGQRYKDAPIIWILGGDRPVESETHRLILRAMAQGLREGDGGNHLMGFHTWGQHSSSDYLHEEEWLDLHMCQSGHIRNIGNWRWIERDYALSPTRPCMDAEPGYEDMASQFKLEEGYLDDYDVRKSLYWALFAGAHGHTYGCNPVWQMWLPGRNPMLATRRSWYEALHLPGASQVQHARWLMLSRPYLSRIPDQSVILSEVGEGTHHVRATRDAHGSYLMVYIPSGRTVDIDLSPLQGERVSAWWYDPRRGTAQHIGVMPKGPHVAFSPPGGGPDWVLVLDDADAHFPRPGQPRLTAEDSPERG; from the coding sequence TTGATCAGAGTAAGTCACAACCACAGGTTCCTGGTGCACCCAGACAGCACACCCTTCTTCTACCTGGGAGATACCGCCTGGGAACTCTTCCACCGCTGCACACTGCATGAGGCCGAGATGTACCTACGGGACCGAGCGGCCAAGGGCTTCACCGTCATCCAGGCAGTGGTCCTCGCCGAGCTGGATGGACTCACCGTCCCCAACCCCAACGGCGACCTGCCCCTGATCGATCACGATCCCTCACGCCCTAACGAGGCCTACTTCAAGCACGTGGACGCGATAGTAGACCTGGCCGCCTCGCTGGGCATCCATATAGGCATGTTGCCCACCTGGGGAGATAAGTGGAACAGGAAGTGGGGGGTAGGCCCGGAGATCTTTACCCCAGAGAACGCGCGCAATTATGGCAAGTGGCTCGGACAGCGCTACAAGGACGCCCCCATCATCTGGATCCTGGGAGGCGATCGCCCCGTGGAGTCGGAGACTCACAGGCTGATCCTGCGCGCCATGGCGCAGGGGCTGCGGGAGGGCGATGGGGGCAACCACCTGATGGGCTTCCACACCTGGGGACAGCACTCCTCCTCCGACTACCTGCACGAGGAAGAGTGGCTCGACCTGCACATGTGCCAGAGCGGCCACATCCGCAACATCGGCAACTGGCGCTGGATCGAGCGCGACTACGCCCTCTCCCCCACCAGACCCTGCATGGATGCCGAGCCAGGCTACGAGGACATGGCCTCCCAGTTCAAGCTGGAGGAGGGCTACCTGGACGACTACGATGTGCGCAAGTCCCTCTACTGGGCGCTGTTTGCAGGAGCTCACGGCCACACCTACGGCTGCAACCCCGTGTGGCAGATGTGGCTGCCGGGAAGAAACCCCATGCTGGCGACCAGACGCTCCTGGTACGAGGCCCTCCACCTGCCGGGAGCCTCCCAGGTGCAACATGCCCGCTGGCTCATGCTGTCCAGACCCTACCTCTCACGCATCCCGGACCAGTCCGTCATCCTCTCGGAGGTGGGCGAGGGCACCCACCATGTCAGGGCCACCCGCGATGCCCACGGCTCCTACCTCATGGTGTACATCCCCTCCGGCAGGACCGTGGACATCGATCTGAGCCCCCTGCAAGGGGAGAGGGTGAGCGCCTGGTGGTATGACCCCCGCAGGGGCACCGCCCAGCACATAGGCGTCATGCCCAAGGGCCCCCACGTGGCCTTCTCCCCACCAGGAGGGGGGCCCGACTGGGTGCTGGTGCTGGACGACGCCGATGCCCACTTCCCACGCCCCGGACAACCCAGGCTGACAGCTGAGGACTCCCCGGAAAGAGGATGA
- a CDS encoding arsenate reductase ArsC, translating into MSERRSRVLFLCTHNSARSQMAEGWLRHLAGDRFEVHSAGTQATRVQPLAIEAMREVGVDISGQESKTLDRYLGERWDYVITVCDRAREACPFFPGAARRLHWSIPDPSQAGGSQQERMRAYRLARDMLREKIESELLAGSEG; encoded by the coding sequence ATGTCTGAACGTCGATCTAGGGTCCTGTTCCTGTGCACTCACAACTCGGCGCGCTCCCAGATGGCCGAGGGTTGGCTGCGCCATCTGGCTGGAGACAGGTTCGAGGTCCACAGTGCCGGCACGCAGGCGACCCGCGTGCAGCCCCTGGCGATAGAGGCCATGAGGGAGGTGGGAGTGGACATATCGGGACAAGAGAGCAAGACGCTGGATCGCTACCTAGGGGAGAGGTGGGACTACGTGATCACGGTGTGCGATCGAGCCAGGGAGGCATGTCCCTTCTTTCCGGGGGCTGCGCGGAGGCTGCACTGGTCCATCCCCGATCCCTCGCAAGCTGGTGGGAGCCAGCAGGAGAGGATGAGGGCCTACAGGCTGGCCAGGGACATGCTCAGGGAGAAGATAGAGTCCGAGCTCCTGGCTGGGTCGGAGGGCTAG